A window of the Ammoniphilus oxalaticus genome harbors these coding sequences:
- the cax gene encoding calcium/proton exchanger yields the protein MKNKFFFGFIAITTIASAIAHYWIPSIGVKFAMTSLAIIALAALLGKATETVAHYAGDRIGGFLNATFGNAAELIIAIFLIKRGMFDIVKASITGSIIGNLLLVLGLSLLAGGLKYKQQTFNPLLARQNASMMLLGVIALFVPAAFSNGLEVKQIHTFSLIVSASLILAYLLWLVFSMITHKEELENTDDEEDCEQPPSWSMRTAIIIMIVATTLVAVESEWLVQSVEKVAHKLGWSDLFIGAFVIAIVGNAAEHSAAIFMALKNKIGTSVEIAVGSSLQIALFVGPLIVFISYLFGTPMDIVFTTHELVAIGVGTFIAVSISSDGQTNWFEGILLLVVYMILGAGFYFV from the coding sequence ATGAAAAACAAATTCTTTTTTGGATTTATTGCGATCACGACGATTGCGAGCGCGATTGCTCACTATTGGATCCCATCCATCGGCGTCAAATTTGCGATGACTTCACTGGCGATCATCGCTTTGGCCGCGTTACTCGGCAAAGCGACCGAAACCGTCGCTCATTACGCTGGCGATCGCATCGGCGGATTTTTAAATGCCACTTTCGGCAATGCCGCCGAATTGATCATCGCCATTTTCCTGATTAAAAGAGGAATGTTTGATATTGTCAAAGCGTCTATTACCGGTTCAATCATTGGAAATTTATTGCTCGTGCTCGGTTTAAGTTTGTTGGCTGGCGGACTGAAATATAAACAACAAACATTCAACCCTTTGTTAGCGCGCCAAAATGCATCGATGATGCTGCTCGGAGTCATCGCTTTGTTCGTGCCTGCTGCTTTTTCCAACGGATTAGAGGTCAAACAAATCCACACTTTTAGCTTAATCGTATCCGCAAGTTTAATCCTCGCTTATCTTTTGTGGCTTGTTTTTTCGATGATTACCCACAAAGAAGAATTAGAAAACACGGATGACGAGGAAGACTGCGAACAACCGCCAAGTTGGTCAATGCGGACCGCAATCATCATCATGATCGTCGCCACGACTTTAGTTGCCGTCGAAAGTGAATGGTTAGTGCAAAGTGTGGAAAAAGTCGCTCATAAATTAGGTTGGAGCGATTTATTTATCGGAGCCTTCGTCATTGCCATCGTTGGGAATGCCGCTGAGCACAGCGCTGCGATATTTATGGCGTTAAAGAATAAAATTGGAACATCAGTTGAAATTGCGGTGGGCAGCAGTTTGCAAATCGCGCTATTCGTCGGCCCGCTGATTGTATTTATTAGCTACTTATTTGGGACGCCAATGGATATCGTGTTTACAACGCATGAACTTGTCGCAATTGGCGTCGGCACCTTTATTGCCGTGTCTATTTCGAGCGATGGGCAAACGAATTGGTTTGAAGGGATCCTTTTGCTCGTTGTCTACATGATCTTAGGGGCTGGCTTCTATTTCGTATAA